The genome window GTTTAAATCTTGGATATTATAATTGAATATCTCTattatataataaagtaaatcgtTTATGGGACACATGACGTTCTATGAGGTGATCCCAATTGTTTTTTTccgcataaataaataaatatgtataatatttgttaataagattcaaacaaaaaatatattattttaatatatgaattttatctttttatcttttgtttTTCATATTTATATTTATGTCGTCTTTACTTTATAATAtggattaattaaattaaatctTAATAAGATACATATAATATTTGTTAataaaattcaaaataaaaaatatattattttaatctttgaattttatctttttatttttttttacttttttgttTTCCATTTATATTTATTCTGTCTTTGCTTTATATAATAGCGATTATTTAAAtcaaattataataaaataagcaTAAATAACTCCCAACTTCTACTAACGTTTTAGACTTCTAATGTAAAAATATAAGTGCgaatacaaataataaaaaatacataaataataaCCTATAACAAAATAGTTTAAGTTATTACTCTAACAATCTATTATATGTAATCTTGTATAATAAAAGGTTGAGTTCATCTTAGAACTTTCAATAATTGCGAAACTTTCAGAACTCTTAAGAAATaatcattttatttatacattCCATTTCTTTCTCATATTAAATATTTGGTATGACGTGTCAAGTAATGAATTGTAGATTTTAAGAACAATATACATGTTATTTAAgattaatattttttaaaaaacattcCTTAATCTAGTGAGTATATATAcaaaacaagaaaacaatttTGGTCCCCTCGAAACTTTGGGGCGTATGCTATCGCACACCCTATTGTTGGTACCAAACTACCAATCACCCAATGGTCATGTGAAACTTTTAAACATTAAAACTTTAATAAATCAGTTATTGAAGCCAATTAATTGAGTTAACTATATCCTGTAATCTCagccatttaaaaaaaattatatcatgTAATCATTGTGATTAAACTATGAGTTGGCTCACCAAATGACCCCTTCACGATTATAACCACAATCCATCATTGCATTTACATGAACATTCTTATTTTCAAGAACCATCGATAACAACATGCCAAATCAGCTAAAACAAGCATCTAGACTCATCTACGCCGCCTTAGCGAATCCAATTCTCACATTTCCATAGTCGAATATAGTATGGTAACAACCCATGAAAACGTCTCCCAAGATCCTATAGCATCACCCAAATGTTACTTTATACCATAAACCGAAAATAGCAACGAGGCTATGGTTAGGAtgaaatgttaaaaaaaaaaaaagaatgtcaGGTCGAGTTCACCCGCAAACATTTTGGCTCTATCTTCATTTAAAAAGTTTATCAATGATTAATGTGAATAATAGTTGGAAAGAAAATTCAAACGTTTGACATGATTTGTTTTAGGTAAGTTTATAAACTTGACATGTTTGAGGTATAATCCAATCCAAGTTAACCTTTTTTTCAAATAGATTGAAATTGTCACCACTGGTCTCATTGAAACCATGTGTTTAAACAACAAAATACGTAGACACGTACCATAGAGGGCCATGAGGAGGAGGAATGTCGAGTGGCATGAAGCCGCTAACACAGTTACCCTCGCGATCTTTAACAAGGTactgcaaaaacaatcagaaagtccaaagttgatgcacttataaaagtatttttttctttttcaaaaatggTTTATTTTTAAAAGACTTGATAATAAATTAGGCCGTTTTTGTTTTCAATTCCAAGTTAGTCAGTATCTAAGATAGCGGCTCCTATATCTTGAAGTACATATATCATATATTCAGTATCGCCAACTCCATGACACAAAATTCGCTATTTTGGGTATTGACTAAGCCGTAATTGAAAACAAAAAAGGCCCATTTCCCATTTGTCACCACATGTTGAAAATAACCCATTTTTGAAGCATTTCAAACAAAGCTTTACTAGTTATAACAAAATCATGTTAGAAGAATACCTCGCGTGGCGAAAGAACAAATTCTTTCCCACCGATCGTAAATGAAACATTGGGCATGGAGGCAACATTCGCACAATCAACACGCGAGACTCCCATTGTCCTCGCAGAACTATCAGAATGCTGAGTTTTATGGACTTTTTAGTTCCTATTAAAAGCGACAACAATACATGAAGCAAACACTTGGTCTCATGGTTTGTACCTCTTCAGATTTGGATTGCAGGTGACTTGCAAAGCTCTCAACTCCAATCGCGTTATTTATCTCGGTGATCACTGACTACATTTGACAACAACATAACTAAAAACATTCACCCTGGTTACTAAATTCATAATAAAGTAAAATGAAGTTCAGATAACGCATACTGTTGGGCCCGTTATCAAAGAAGTTCCTGAGTCTGCAATCGCAGAACATCCGTTTTGACAAGATCCTGCATTATGAAACCGACGTATCATATGAAATGCAACACTTAGACATGTAAAATTGGTATCAGAACAAGAAGAagatgaggtttttttttttcaaatatggAGTCTTTTCGAAAAAAGGTGTCTGTCTAATTGTCTGTCTATCATCATATGCTTTCAAAAGAATCCATTTTcgaaaaaataaaataagatgGAAGAAATCGTACCAGTTGATTTGCCATTGATAAGAACATCACCCATGTCGAACTAAAACATCAAAATACAAATCATTATATCATATTAGTTGGTATTAAACTGTAAATACCTTCATTAAAACCAACCTGCCAGTAACCCTTTTGCGTGATTGGAACAAAAGTATGATCACCGATGTAATGCTCGGGGTCAACACCTCCAAAAACGATTTCACCACCTTTTTCTCCATTGACATCGCGGTTCAACCAAATTGAGAACAATGGATCTTTAACTAGACCTTGCTTGATCATATTGTCCCTATATATAATGTGGTGTTGATATTCGTTAATGAGCTATTTTAAATAGGGTGACAGGGTGATGCTAAATGTACCCTTTTCTAGTGACCCCCTCCTTTAACTTTTATATTATTGCAATTCAAAcccttttgtttttattttttcatttttatctttaattattattattattattattattattattagagtaaattacaaaaatggtcctttatgtatgtcacttattacaaactgtgtcctttgtcttcaataattacagaaaatgtACTCGATGTTtacaaacccttgcaagttatgtcctttagccataactcagttaatttttgtggttaaatttgaccaaatagaccccacatgagggtatattggtcattttaccctaaagactaaaaatataaattataaaaaaaactgattttttctctttttttagtGGCAGTCTCTCTTTCATCTCCCATTctgcatctctctctctctctctctctcttaacaCTCTATCTCCCTCTTCACACCACCATTCTAGCACCACCATAaataacccaccaccaccatcgccaccaccGTCACCGCCTTTCACCATCACCGTCaccacccaccccaccaccatcagaaccttccaccaccacccacccctCTATCATCACAACCTTCCACCACCGCAACTACCTCTACAATTTCCGGCCAGATCAACCACCAACATCTCCCTCTATCGTTTCATCTCTTAAATCACCAACCTCTCCCTCTACAATTTCAACCAGCTGCAACAAttgggtttttgatttttgaagctCTGAAGATGCTCAATCTCCCTATCTTTGTCAATCTAGAAAAAATTAACCAATCAATCAAAATATTTAGTAACTAGAAGAACAATTTACTAATTTAGTGTGCCGATTGTATCATCCATCCCTAGATCTACATCTAGAAAATGTGTGCTCATGAACAGTAAAACTAATTAGAATTATTATAACAGAAATATCTTTGGTAAAAGAAACCCAAGGTCATTACGGGTAATTGTTATTACATGATGGATCAGTTTGACCATTTTTTAAACTATCAGTTGTCtatttttttgttaaaaccagtTCTGACCTGAACCAAAGTTCCCGGTAGATTTATGCCGGAAAGCGTTGAAGGCTTGAAGCGGAAGCGCCGTCGGAGACTGTTGAAGAACGGATTGCTGGTTCAGAACAGTGGTGACGTCAGCGATGGGAACAAGTCCGGTCACCGGATTAGCATGGATTATTGGATGCGACGGAGTTTGTTGAAAATTTTACGGTGAAACCGATGGTTAATGATGAATTTGTTGAGTTGGAGAATGAGATGTGATGATCTCTGTGTATTTAGGGTAtaattactttatttattatctttTATAATTATCTAATTTAGTATTTAGGGTAAAATTACCAATATATCTTTATGTGGGGTACATTTGGTCTGATTTAACCACAAaagttaactgagttagggctaaaggacataaagT of Helianthus annuus cultivar XRQ/B chromosome 1, HanXRQr2.0-SUNRISE, whole genome shotgun sequence contains these proteins:
- the LOC110936437 gene encoding aspartic proteinase A2 encodes the protein MGHYHKTIAIFLICSSFLYPPLILSDSTKGYIRIKLKKLEPNHESHVMSRSVPSYSLKVRDENNPNGSDIVLLKNYMDTQYYGEIGIGTPPQKFTVVYDTGSSNLWVPSSECFFSMSCYVHPKYSSKMSNTYKGNGKFAAIGYGSGSISGFFSKDDVTVGNLVIKEQEFMEATIEPGVTFMSGKFDGILGLGFKEISVGNATPVWDNMIKQGLVKDPLFSIWLNRDVNGEKGGEIVFGGVDPEHYIGDHTFVPITQKGYWQFDMGDVLINGKSTGSCQNGCSAIADSGTSLITGPTSVITEINNAIGVESFASHLQSKSEEHSDSSARTMGVSRVDCANVASMPNVSFTIGGKEFVLSPREYLVKDREGNCVSGFMPLDIPPPHGPLWILGDVFMGCYHTIFDYGNVRIGFAKAA